The genomic window CGAGAGGAACCCGCGCTGGCGGTGTTTCGAGTCCATGATGGCCTCGGCGATCTCGTCGCCGATGAACCGGGGCGAGACGCCGACCATGCCCTCGCCGATTTCGGCCTTCTGCTCGGCCTCCTCGCGGAGTTTCTTGATGTCGAGGTCGTCGCCCTCGTCGATCTCGCCGTTGTAGGCCTTGGCCTTCGAGAGCAGCCCGACGGTCTCGGTGTCGGGCTCCTCGATGCGGGTGAGGACGCCGAACAGGCCCGCCATCTCGAGCGTGTGGGGCTCGACGTTGATGTCGGGGACGTCGGCGTTTTGCAACATCTTCTCGTAGATGCTGGCCTCGTCCTCGTAGGAGAGGACGTAGGGGAAGTCGATCCGCTTGGTGCGGTCGTTGAACGCCTCCATCTTCTCGTCGCCCTTCTTGTCCTTGTACTCGGGCATGTTCGTCCGGCCGACGATCACCTGATCGATGTCGATTCGGGGATTGTTCTTGGGCTTGATCGTCTGCTCTTGGGTCGCGTGCAGGAAGTCGTAGAGGAACTCCCGCTGCAGCTTGAGCAGCTCCTCGCCGGAGAAGATGCCGCGGTTCGCGTTACAGAAGGCCCCCGAGTAGTCGAACGCGCGCGGGTCGGACTCGCCGTAGATGGCGATCTTGGAGTAGTTGACGTCGCCGGTCAGTTCCGTCTCGTCTTGGTTCTTCTTGTCCTTGGGCTCGAAGGTCTCGAGTCCCTGTCGCTTGTTCTCGTCGGCGACGAAGCGGACGATCTCGATGTGATTCTCGAGGACCTGCTGGAGGTCGTCGTCGTAGTAGGCCAGCAGCCTGTCCATGTAGAACTCGCTTTCGGGGTCGAGTGCCTGCTCGTTTTGAATCGTGTACGGCGCATCGAGGTTCTCGTTCAGGTCGTCGATGACCCGCTGGCGCTGCTCTAAGGGGAGGAGCACGAGCGGGTCCTGATTCATCGGGGACCGGACGGTGTCGTCGGCCGGGTCCTGATCCTGAATCACGTCACAGAGGTTGGTCCAGCGGAAGGTGTACATCCGGCCGTCGTCCCGGAGCGTGTAGTCCTCGAAGTACTTGCGGACCTGCTTGTCGAAGTGGGACTTCCCGGAGCCGACCGGACCGAGCAGGAGCTTGATCCGGCGCTCGGGACCCAGCCGCCGGGCTCCCGACTTGACCTTGTTGACGAACTCGTGGATCGACTGATGGATCACCTTCCCGTAGAAGGTGTTCTCGCCGTCGCCCAGCGGGTCCTCGCTCGCGAGTTGGTACTCGACCATCCCTTCGGTCTCGTCGTAGGTGGTGCCGTAGTAGTCGAACATGTCCGCGACGCGCTGGTGGGCGTTGCGGGCCACCTTCG from Natrinema versiforme includes these protein-coding regions:
- a CDS encoding PrkA family serine protein kinase; the encoded protein is MTGDIETLEQLSTDYKESMPADLRETKSFDWYLEEVYEDPKVARNAHQRVADMFDYYGTTYDETEGMVEYQLASEDPLGDGENTFYGKVIHQSIHEFVNKVKSGARRLGPERRIKLLLGPVGSGKSHFDKQVRKYFEDYTLRDDGRMYTFRWTNLCDVIQDQDPADDTVRSPMNQDPLVLLPLEQRQRVIDDLNENLDAPYTIQNEQALDPESEFYMDRLLAYYDDDLQQVLENHIEIVRFVADENKRQGLETFEPKDKKNQDETELTGDVNYSKIAIYGESDPRAFDYSGAFCNANRGIFSGEELLKLQREFLYDFLHATQEQTIKPKNNPRIDIDQVIVGRTNMPEYKDKKGDEKMEAFNDRTKRIDFPYVLSYEDEASIYEKMLQNADVPDINVEPHTLEMAGLFGVLTRIEEPDTETVGLLSKAKAYNGEIDEGDDLDIKKLREEAEQKAEIGEGMVGVSPRFIGDEIAEAIMDSKHRQRGFLSPLTVFNFFEENLEHHGSIPEENFEKYYRYLETVREEYKERAIEDVRHALAYDIDEIQRQGEKYMDHVMAYIDDDTIEDELTGREQEPDETFLRSVEEKLDIPEDRKEDFRQEVSNWVSRRAREGEAFNPQDNERLRRALERKLWEDKKHNINFSALVSANEFDDDERSAWIDALIEQGYSEGGAKEVLEFAGAEVAKAEMED